The proteins below are encoded in one region of Hordeum vulgare subsp. vulgare chromosome 3H, MorexV3_pseudomolecules_assembly, whole genome shotgun sequence:
- the LOC123445457 gene encoding protein LIFEGUARD 2-like, whose translation MSGHQKGGDIEAGTSNGTAGTAPPAPAQALYPGMAESPELRWALIRKIYVILSLQLLLTVVIAAVVVKVPAIPHFFVSSYAGLGLYISILISPFIVLCPLYFYSQKHPVNLLLLALFTVAISFSVGMTCAFTSGKVILEAAILTTVVVLSLTAYTFWAARRGKDFGFLGPFLFASLIMLLVFGFIQILFPLGKLSHMIYGALAALIFSGYIVYDTDNVIKRYNYDEYVWAAVSLYLDVINLFMALLNLFSAGDS comes from the exons ATGTCCGGGCACCAGAAGGGCGGCGACATCGAGGCAGGGACCTCCAATGGCACTGCTGGCACcgcgccgccggcgccggcgcaggCGCTGTACCCCGGGATGGCGGAGAGCCCCGAGCTGCGCTGGGCGCTCATCCGGAAGATCTACGTCATCCTCTCCCTGCAGCTTCTCCTCACCGTCGTTATCGCGGCCGTCGTCGTCAAGGTCCCTGCCATCCCGCATTTCTTCGTCTCCTCCTACGCCGGCCTTGGGCTCTACATCTCCATCCTCATCTCCCCCTTCATCG TGCTGTGCCCGTTGTACTTCTACAGCCAGAAGCATCCAGTCAACCTGCTGCTGCTCGCCCTCTTCACAGTGGCCATCAGCTTCTCTGTGGGCATGACATGTGCCTTTACTAGCG GCAaggtcattttggaggctgcgatTCTTACAACGGTGGTTGTGTTGAGCCTTACTGCTTACACTTTCTGGGCTGCAAGGAGGGGCAAGGACTTCGGCTTCCTTGGTCCTTTCCTATTTGCTTCTCTCATCATGCTGCTCGTCTTTGGATTCATACAG ATCCTCTTCCCGCTGGGCAAGCTCTCTCACATGATCTATGGCGCGCTTGCAGCACTCATCTTCAGTGGGTACATTGTCTATGACACGGACAACGTCATCAAGCGTTACAACTATGACGAGTATGTCTGGGCTGCCGTCTCGCTCTACCTCGACGTCATCAATCTCTTCATGGCGCTACTGAACCTGTTTAGCGCCGGTGACAGTTGA